The Labeo rohita strain BAU-BD-2019 unplaced genomic scaffold, IGBB_LRoh.1.0 scaffold_371, whole genome shotgun sequence genome contains the following window.
tcatGTATTTTCAGGCCTCCTGGTCAACgaaaactcttcccacactcaAAGCACATATGATCTCTAACACCAGTATGAATTTTCTTATGTGTATATAAACCTTGCAGCCTTGAAAAACTTTCTGCACACAGAACATGAATGTGGCTTCTCTTTCGTATGAACAGTCATGTGTGTCTTCAGGGCAGATGCCCTAAGAAATGGTTTGCCACATTCTTTACATGCGAACAGCCTCACTCCGTTGTGAGCTCTAATGTGAATCTTAAGACTTTCTTTGTAtgtgaaactcttcccacattGATTACAAGTAAACGGTTTCTCTCCGGTATGAACTCTTGCGTGAATCTCatgattacgtttgtttgtgaaactctttccacacggAGTGCATGTAAAAGATTTCTTGGctcttcttttctttaaaaatctctCCTCCACGTCACTCAGCTCTTCACTCTCCTCGTTCTCTTCCAACAggtctgaaataaaatatatatatatatatatatatatatatatatatatatatatatatatatatatattttttttttttttttccccaatacatcaaaatagcacacaaaaaaacaaaaatgaagttAAAGGACATACAGGTGACCACTGATGTAACAAAACAACATCTATATAATATTCGGATCATGTTGAAgcctttttataattttcttaCACGTCCCTGAAACTTCTCATGAATGAGGTTCACTGACCTTTCTGTTATATTCAAAACTTTATAGACAAATTCCGTTTTTGTGGTGAgaactattaaatatatttgatgaaTGACACAACACTGCCATAGTTTGACACCAACTTTCAGactgacatttattttactgatttttttttttttttttgatttttattaaggGCTGGTCACAATTTCTTTCAAAGTCGTCTATtcataacatttcagaaatttcaCATGCTTAAAGTCTAGACTGACTCTAGCTTTAACTAGCTGTAAATTTGAAATTggtattagtattatttgtgTCTTACAGGTTTCACTTAACCCTGTTACTTTTGACATGattttccctcttttccctTTTTCTACAGcacaggacaaaaaaaattactcatcCATTGTCTCAGTTTTCACACAAACTTTACAGTGCTGATCACATTCATCAACCCTTTTACCAAAgttgttgtaataatattgaatataataataataataataataataataataataattaggggTGTGCATTGGCACTGCCCTCACGATTCGATTCGATTATGATTCACCAGGTAACGATTCGATTCAATTCGATTCTATGATGCATTGTGATCCATCAAAATTCTACTGCACACaaggcaattttttttatcagtcatGAGGCAATACAAGCAGATATTAAACAACAGATTTTATTGGCTGCTATGTGTCTCCTGTATCTTTGACataaaagttattaaattaaataaaatgtgattaaataaaatggTGCAGGGTATTGGATATGGCATTTTCAaacctgaaaaagaaaacaatcaaaatCAGTGCTTTCACCCCGCATTTTCTACCACAGAATAGGGTCGCAAGAACGAAAAAAACGAAAGCAGAAAACGAAAAGCAGAAAGGAGAGCAAAACTTGTGGTTTCGCGATGAAAAGTGTTTGAAGTgcgcaaagaaaaataaagattgtaaagaaaagtacatgcactgcaaatacttttgttatcaatttctttatttttgagatttaagaagactttttttgcaaacttttattttttaactacaAAATACTTAGTTTTACTCTCaaacacagtatttttgtttgaataataaagacacaaaaataacCCCATAAAAGCCTATAAAACTACAGAAAGACAATACTGTTATTTCTTACAATATGCGTGGATAAAACAAtaccacaaaaacaaacactaatgACACTCATCCTCATCAACTACTGCACACTACAGCAGCATATTATGTCCATATGAATCTAAATAAAGTTTGATTTTGTATAAGTGGAGCTTTAACAtgttacagttttgtttttgcagaaaCTGACAACAATCGCGAAATACAGAGCATCAGGaatattattcatataataaCAGACTTAAAATGTCTCACTTTGCTCACTTTAGCAGTGTCTGTTCTAGTATGTTTTTACAATGTACAGTAACTTACAAATTTGATCTGGCAGATGTCAGAAGAGTAGAAATAAAACACACAGCATCAATTCTCCTCACAAATCTCAAACTTAGATTTTTGACTTGACATTCAGTAACAGTTCTGGCTCCAGACAGACACAATcacacaaatgaacaaacaaaagcaGAAAAACATCACTCAGGGCTGAATGAATTCAACATATTTCCCTCATATGCTTGCTGTTGCTGcactaaatgtttatttctgaTGGAAGACGCCAGAAAAGAGGCACATGTATAGCTCTGAaaccaatgaaaacaaaatagaaatggGCCTGTAAAATGTCTCGTAAACAGACTATATAAAGTGTGTTTGATAGTTGTGTATCGAAATATCTGCTCAACTCACCTCAGCGGACTCCACACTAACTAAATGAGGGGAAGGACGCGTGAGCAGTGACGTCATCGGCCTCCAACTGTAGATGATCAAAAAACGCGCCAAATACTTTTCACAACGACAGAGCATCTATAAAAATCAACATAATCACACAAAATAACAGCAAAGATCACACGCCATTTATCTTTATTCCATCTGTAATCTTTCAGCTGGTTGTGTAAAGCTGTGGTGAAATGGAGACAAGTCCATTTATTTTGTAGAATCTGTGtgttgtttaaaattaatagtaatttttttgaaGCCATGTGGTGTGAATGGAAACATCATCTGACTAGAACAAACTCTATGTATGTATGATACTGAATATCAAGAGTGAAACTGTTAATCTCATTCAGTGTCAGTTACGAGTGTGgtgaaatataatttcaaaaccatttttattCTTGATACAAATAGAAtgagtataaaataaaaatgggatAATGGGATAATAGTAAAAGTGAATCTAAATGAGACAGATCTCTCTCTTTACTGAATTATAAAAGATGAAGAGAAGCAAAGTGGCCGGTTGCAAAAGTACATCTTGCATATGCATGGGAGAAAAACTAGATgctctaataaaaaaaaaataaaaaatgttatggcCTGTTCTTAAGCTCCCTATGcattgaaagttttttttttctcccagccACCAAGAGCAACTTTCTGGTGCTCTTTCAGTTAATCTTCTATAGTAAAGGACTTTCTGCACTTAAACACACACCACCATGTTTTTTATGCTGTAATATTACAAAGGAATCTTCTCCTTTTTGTGAATTCTCAGTTGTTTCTTCGGGAATAATGCCCACATCAGTCTCTTTACACTAAGTGCAGCTCACaattttttccctttctttttcACATCCATCAGGTCTAAAAGAAACGTTAAATCAAGTGAGATTTGAAATGACAAATGTGAAACGAAAAACGATCAAAACCCCAAAGTCAAGATCACTGATGAGTTCAATAGTCATTTTAATCCTATTAACTGCTGTCCACAATTATGATCTGTTTTAAAGTCACAAAGGTGATTTGTGTTATAAATCACTAGTTTGGTCATGGAACTGTAGATGGCACAGGTTTGACATGTGAACTGTAAGCAATTACATTGTTTCCTACATGACACAAGCTAACACAACCTCTAAGCAATGCAGAAATATCAGAATTTGCACATTTTATATGCGAGTTTGTGCATGGAAATGAATGTGCGCCCAATTAGTACGCTCACTTTACAAATGAGAGCCACTGTGTGAAAACATTCAACAACTGTGTCAATTTACAGcagtaaataacatttctgtgaACAAAATCTACAATAAAGGAGGACACATGGTGAGCTGCTGTTAGAAAAGTGCACAACCCAAACTAACTTCAAGATTTCAGACTTTGATGACATGAAATGGACTACTTACTGTGATTTCAGATTGTGTTGACTTGGTTTCTCCACTGCATGGATCTTTTTGTGTATCTTCAGGTAACTTTTCATAGCGAAACACTTCCCACATTGATCACACGTGTACGGCTTCTCTCCGCTGTGGATCATCTCGTGTGCTTTTAGATATGCTGGCTGTCTgaatctcttgtcacagtgtgaacacttgtaTGGTTtgtcttcactgtggatcctctcatgtgttttcagattttctgactgaatgaatctcttgtcacagtgtgaacacttgtaAGGCTTTTCTCCGGTGTGAATTCTCTGGTgctgttttaaatagtttgCTGAAGTAaaagtcttttcacactgaaagCACATGTACTCTCTCACACCAGTATGTGTTTTCTGATGAACATATAGAGTTTGTGGCAGTGAAAAACGCTTTCCACACTCAGAACATGAATATGGCTTTTCCTTCGTATGAACTGTCAGGTGTGCCTTCAGGACTGAAAAACTCTTTTTGCCACACTGATCAGAATTTGAATGGTGAGAATCTcttaagattttgtttgtttgagaatCTCTTTTCACAGTGATCACATGTGAACGGCTGCTCTTCAGTGTGGATTTTCATGTGTGATTTAAGGTTTGTTGATCGGATGAAACCCTTCCCACACTGAGTGCACACATACGGTTTCTCTCcggtgtgaactctcatgtgaatCTCACGACTGTGTTTGCATCTGAAACTCTCTCCACACTGATCACATATAAATGGCTTTTCTCCACTGTGGATCATCACATGTTCCCTAAGGCATCTTAAAGTCATGAAACGTTTCCCACACTGGTCACACTTGAACGACTTCTCTCCAGTATGAACTCTCATGTGAGTAACAAGACTATGTTTGGATGAGAAATAGTTTTCACATTGTTCACATACAtatggcttctctccagtgtggatcctcatgTGCTCTATAAGCCCTGGTTTTTGTCTaaagctctttccacactgatcacatgtgaaGGGTTTTTCTCCAGTATGAATTCTCAAGTGAAGCTCTAGTAGTTGTTTGTTTGAGAATCTCCTTTTACAACGATCACACATAAATGGCTTTTCCCTGGTATGAACTCTTAGGTGAAGGTCAAGATGTGGTTTACATGAGAAACCCTTTCCGCACTGATTGCATATGaatggtttctctccagtgtggatcctcatgTGAATCTCTAGATTATATTTCCACGTGAAACTCTTTCCGCACTGAGTGCAGGTGAACAGCTTCTCTCCGTTGTGGATCCTCATGTGTTCTTTAAGGTTTCTTAATCTTGTGAAATGTTTCCCACAT
Protein-coding sequences here:
- the LOC127160511 gene encoding protein krueppel, translated to MCFQCEKTFTSANYLKQHQRIHTGEKPYKCSHCDKRFIQSENLKTHERIHSEDKPYKCSHCDKRFRQPAYLKAHEMIHSGEKPYTCDQCGKCFAMKSYLKIHKKIHAVEKPSQHNLKSQCSVVVKSIWRVF